A window from Macaca nemestrina isolate mMacNem1 chromosome 8, mMacNem.hap1, whole genome shotgun sequence encodes these proteins:
- the LOC112427822 gene encoding zinc finger protein 41 homolog: MEKPAGRKRKTPTPREEADVQKGILREEKASGDRKPPERPTVPRKPRTEPRLSPEDEEHIFDAFDASFKDDFEGVPVFIPFQRKKPYECSECGRMFKHKTDHIRHQRVHTGEKPFQCVQCGKAFRHSSDVTKHQRTHTGEKPFKCGECGKAFNCGSNLLKHQKTHTGEKPYECTDCGKAFAYSSCLIRHRKRHPRKKP; encoded by the coding sequence ATGGAGAAGCCTGCAGGCAGAAAAAGGAAGACGCCGACCCCGAGGGAGGAAGCAGATGTGCAGAAGGGCATACTCAGAGAGGAGAAGGCGTCCGGGGACAGAAAGCCACCCGAGAGGCCCACTGTGCCCAGGAAACCCCGCACAGAGCCCCGCCTGAGTCCTGAAGACGAAGAGCACATCTTTGATGCCTTCGACGCTTCATTTAAAGATGACTTTGAGGGGGTTCCcgtgttcattccttttcagaGGAAGAAACCCTATGAGTGCAGTGAGTGTGGGCGGATGTTTAAGCACAAGACAGACCACATTCGCCATCAGAGGGTCCACACGGGAGAGAAGCCCTTCCAGTGTGTGCAGTGCGGGAAAGCCTTCCGGCACAGCTCCGACGTCACCAAACACCAGAGGActcacacaggagagaagccCTTCAAATGCGGGGAGTGCGGGAAAGCCTTTAACTGCGGCTCCAATCTCCTGAAACATCAGAAGACGCACACCGGGGAGAAGCCCTACGAATGCACGGACTGTGGGAAAGCCTTTGCCTACAGCTCCTGTCTCATCCGCCATCGGAAACGCCACCCTCGGAAGAAGCCCTGA